A region from the Euzebyales bacterium genome encodes:
- a CDS encoding M20 family metallopeptidase, protein MQPPERPYPGYLERIADRIRRADPPPITSDHEGAAPQIGDRIAELVDGMRGTLLELSHDVHANPELGFAERGAVDAVSRTLAGHGVEAEGGGWGLDTALRATTGEGEPTIALIAEYDALPEIGHACGHNVICAAAVGAFLALHRLGDECPGTVELIGTPAEEGGGGKELIARAGGFDGVTAALMVHPFGMDVADHPWLGVRQVEVTYHGLSAHASMMPFLGRNALDAAVLAYTGVGQLRQHMLSDDRVHGIITDGGQAPNIVPERATARFYVRSAEPETLMTLADRVDDVLRSAATATGTTAEVTWDPCPVYLPVRTNHPLAARYAVNLVDRGRQVLPRGVAPTSLAASTDMGNISVRVPSIHPLLAVAPADVTIHTAQFAEWAASERADDATVDAAIGLARTAADICVDADLRAGMTSDFDAEGGVMDVLGLLS, encoded by the coding sequence ATGCAGCCGCCCGAGCGCCCCTATCCCGGCTACCTCGAACGGATCGCAGATCGCATCCGCCGCGCCGATCCACCGCCGATCACCTCTGACCACGAGGGCGCGGCACCGCAGATCGGTGACCGCATCGCCGAGCTCGTCGACGGGATGCGCGGGACGCTGCTCGAGCTGTCACACGACGTGCACGCCAACCCGGAGCTCGGCTTCGCCGAGCGGGGCGCGGTGGATGCCGTCAGCCGAACACTTGCCGGACACGGCGTCGAGGCAGAGGGCGGCGGATGGGGGCTCGACACCGCGCTGCGCGCGACCACCGGCGAGGGCGAGCCCACGATCGCGCTGATCGCGGAGTACGACGCGCTGCCCGAGATCGGGCACGCGTGTGGGCACAACGTCATCTGCGCCGCAGCCGTCGGCGCCTTCCTCGCCCTGCACCGCCTCGGCGACGAGTGCCCGGGGACGGTGGAGCTGATCGGGACGCCGGCCGAGGAGGGCGGTGGCGGCAAGGAGCTGATCGCCCGTGCCGGAGGCTTCGACGGCGTGACGGCCGCGCTGATGGTGCACCCGTTCGGGATGGACGTCGCCGACCACCCGTGGCTGGGTGTCCGCCAGGTCGAGGTGACCTACCACGGCCTGTCGGCGCACGCGTCGATGATGCCCTTCCTCGGTCGCAACGCCCTGGACGCCGCCGTGCTCGCCTACACCGGTGTCGGGCAGCTGCGCCAGCACATGCTCTCCGACGACCGCGTCCACGGGATCATCACCGACGGCGGCCAGGCACCCAACATCGTCCCGGAACGCGCGACGGCGCGCTTCTACGTGCGCTCCGCGGAGCCCGAGACCCTCATGACGCTGGCCGACCGGGTCGACGACGTGCTGCGGTCGGCGGCCACCGCGACAGGCACGACGGCGGAGGTGACATGGGACCCGTGCCCGGTGTACCTGCCGGTCCGCACCAACCACCCGTTGGCGGCGCGGTACGCCGTGAACCTGGTGGACCGTGGCAGACAGGTGCTGCCGCGGGGTGTCGCGCCGACCTCGCTGGCCGCGTCCACCGACATGGGCAACATCTCGGTGCGCGTGCCGTCCATCCACCCGCTGCTGGCGGTCGCGCCGGCCGACGTCACCATCCACACCGCCCAGTTCGCCGAGTGGGCCGCGTCCGAGCGCGCCGACGACGCAACGGTCGACGCCGCGATCGGCCTCGCGCGCACGGCCGCGGACATCTGCGTCGACGCCGATCTGCGCGCCGGGATGACCAGCGACTTCGACGCGGAAGGCGGCGTGATGGACGTCCTCGGACTGCTGTCGTAG
- the ggt gene encoding gamma-glutamyltransferase — translation MRRTLFVCCLVIAMLAALMPAAGASHHKGKGPAPTKDPVAEGGGGAVSTVDPVATEAGLKVLRNGGNAVDAAVAAAATLGVTEPYSAGIGGGGFMLVRLADSGEVVVIDGREEAPDDHRFDLDVFAPFTDDFFDAVNSGLSVGVPGTLDTWVEALDQYGTISLRQALQPGIRAAQRGFVVDETYAAQTAGNLERFRQITSTAETYLVDGEVPEVGSRVRNRDLARTYRELARRGPDWFYGGELGEEVVATVQDPPTADVTLEEWQPGFMDIRDLADYDVQDLAPTESTFGGYEVFGMPPPSSGGITVGETLNIMEEGSWSGDIDFYHLFLEATAHAFADRNAYIGDDRYVYVPQDGLLSQEFAAERLAQIDPTMASDKPVAPGDPCDEDGGVNCVTDPDAVDVAEGASTTHLVTADRWGNVVSYTLTIEQTGGSALTVPGRGFLLNNELTDFNFTGPSPNLPAPGKRPRSSMSPTIVTEDGAPFLAVGTPGGSTIITTVAQILANRLGRDMPLPEAMEEPRATQRNTPQVRGEEAFVAAYGAELEALGHVFEDPPTDELGAATAIELLDGGRFLAVAEAERRGGGDAGVVQGHR, via the coding sequence ATGCGGAGAACGCTGTTCGTCTGTTGTCTCGTGATCGCCATGCTCGCCGCACTGATGCCGGCGGCGGGCGCCAGTCACCACAAGGGCAAGGGACCCGCGCCGACGAAGGATCCGGTCGCGGAGGGAGGCGGTGGCGCGGTGTCGACCGTCGACCCCGTCGCGACCGAGGCCGGCCTGAAGGTCCTGCGCAACGGCGGCAACGCCGTCGACGCGGCGGTGGCCGCTGCCGCGACGCTCGGCGTGACCGAGCCGTACTCGGCGGGTATCGGCGGCGGCGGCTTCATGCTCGTCCGCCTGGCCGACTCCGGTGAGGTGGTCGTCATCGACGGTCGCGAGGAGGCGCCGGATGACCACCGGTTCGACCTCGACGTCTTCGCGCCGTTCACCGACGACTTCTTTGACGCCGTCAACAGCGGATTGTCGGTCGGCGTCCCCGGCACGCTCGACACGTGGGTCGAGGCGCTGGACCAGTACGGGACGATCTCGCTGCGACAGGCGCTGCAACCGGGGATCCGCGCCGCACAGCGCGGGTTCGTCGTCGATGAGACCTACGCAGCGCAGACCGCAGGCAACCTCGAACGCTTCCGCCAGATCACCTCGACCGCCGAGACGTACCTGGTCGACGGCGAGGTGCCGGAGGTCGGGTCGCGGGTGCGCAACCGCGACCTGGCGCGCACCTACCGCGAGCTGGCGCGCCGTGGGCCGGACTGGTTCTACGGGGGCGAGCTCGGCGAGGAGGTCGTGGCGACGGTCCAGGATCCACCAACCGCCGACGTCACGCTCGAGGAGTGGCAGCCCGGGTTCATGGACATCCGCGATCTGGCCGACTACGACGTGCAGGACCTCGCGCCGACCGAGAGCACGTTCGGCGGCTACGAGGTGTTCGGGATGCCCCCGCCGTCCAGCGGCGGCATCACCGTCGGCGAGACGCTCAACATCATGGAGGAGGGCTCGTGGTCGGGTGACATCGACTTCTACCACCTGTTCCTCGAGGCCACGGCCCACGCGTTCGCCGACCGCAACGCCTACATCGGCGACGACCGGTACGTGTACGTGCCGCAGGACGGGCTGCTGTCGCAGGAGTTCGCCGCGGAGCGCCTCGCGCAGATCGATCCGACGATGGCCAGCGACAAGCCGGTGGCGCCAGGCGATCCGTGCGACGAGGACGGTGGCGTCAACTGCGTGACCGACCCTGACGCCGTCGACGTGGCCGAGGGTGCGTCGACCACGCACCTGGTGACGGCCGACCGCTGGGGCAACGTCGTGAGCTACACGCTGACGATCGAGCAGACCGGCGGCAGCGCGCTCACGGTGCCCGGACGCGGGTTCCTGCTGAACAACGAGCTCACGGACTTCAACTTCACGGGGCCCAGCCCCAACCTGCCGGCACCGGGCAAGCGCCCGCGGTCGAGCATGAGCCCGACCATCGTGACCGAGGACGGCGCGCCCTTCCTGGCCGTCGGCACGCCGGGTGGATCGACGATCATCACGACGGTCGCGCAGATCCTGGCCAACCGCCTGGGACGTGACATGCCGCTGCCCGAGGCGATGGAGGAGCCGCGCGCGACGCAGCGCAACACGCCACAGGTGCGGGGCGAGGAGGCGTTCGTCGCGGCGTACGGCGCTGAGCTCGAAGCACTCGGCCATGTCTTCGAGGACCCGCCGACCGACGAGCTGGGCGCCGCGACGGCGATCGAACTGCTCGACGGTGGTCGCTTCCTCGCGGTCGCCGAGGCGGAGCGCCGCGGCGGCGGCGATGCCGGCGTCGTGCAGGGACACCGCTGA
- a CDS encoding UBP-type zinc finger domain-containing protein — protein sequence MAEIVCTHLADVDADGVAPRPPDGCAECQETGGTWVHLRMCAVCGHVGCCDSSPSRHASAHARHGGHPLVRSYEPGEAWWWCYVDEVAFELAGRGPLTDRHHAPGG from the coding sequence GTGGCCGAGATCGTATGCACGCATCTGGCCGACGTCGATGCGGACGGCGTGGCGCCACGACCTCCGGACGGCTGTGCGGAGTGTCAGGAGACGGGCGGCACATGGGTGCACCTGCGCATGTGTGCGGTGTGTGGCCATGTCGGCTGCTGCGACTCGTCGCCCAGCCGCCATGCGTCCGCACACGCGCGGCACGGCGGGCATCCGCTGGTCCGCTCCTACGAGCCGGGTGAGGCCTGGTGGTGGTGCTATGTCGACGAGGTCGCGTTCGAGCTCGCAGGCCGCGGTCCGTTGACCGACCGCCACCACGCACCCGGCGGCTGA
- a CDS encoding PAC2 family protein, giving the protein MSELLHWVRQPPTVRRAVLIVALDGFVDTGSAASNASAFLRHRWRAELIGRFDGDELIDYRARRPTAVVDSGVVRRIDWPELELLAAPLEDASHDVLMLLGPEPDMRWHAFADEVARLCADLGVEQVVQLGSYPAAAPHTRPVSVTCARNRVDQALEFNATDVGGYTGPINASTVLQVALTDHDIPAVGLWAEVPHYIATNPHPPAALALAERIAGALGVDIDTTELRAAATLHLEQVAEAVAEHEEAASMVSALEEMVDADDDEEELPTGDDLAAEIELFLEANSDD; this is encoded by the coding sequence ATGTCCGAGTTGCTGCATTGGGTCCGTCAACCGCCGACCGTGCGCCGCGCGGTCCTGATCGTCGCGCTCGACGGCTTCGTCGACACCGGCTCGGCCGCCTCGAACGCTTCGGCCTTCCTCCGCCACCGCTGGCGGGCGGAGCTGATCGGACGGTTCGACGGCGACGAGCTGATCGACTACCGCGCGCGCCGGCCGACCGCCGTGGTCGACTCCGGCGTGGTCCGCCGCATCGACTGGCCGGAGCTCGAACTGCTGGCCGCACCACTCGAGGACGCATCCCACGACGTCCTCATGCTGCTGGGCCCTGAGCCCGACATGCGCTGGCACGCCTTCGCCGACGAGGTGGCACGGCTGTGTGCGGACCTCGGCGTTGAGCAGGTCGTGCAGCTCGGGTCGTATCCCGCGGCTGCCCCCCACACCCGGCCGGTGTCGGTGACGTGCGCGCGCAACCGCGTCGACCAGGCGCTCGAGTTCAACGCCACCGACGTGGGTGGCTACACGGGTCCGATCAACGCCAGCACCGTGCTGCAGGTGGCGTTGACCGACCACGACATCCCGGCTGTCGGACTGTGGGCGGAGGTGCCGCACTACATCGCGACCAACCCCCACCCGCCCGCGGCGCTGGCGTTGGCCGAGCGCATCGCCGGCGCCCTCGGCGTCGACATCGATACCACCGAGCTGCGCGCCGCGGCCACCCTGCACCTCGAGCAGGTCGCTGAGGCGGTCGCCGAGCACGAGGAGGCGGCGTCGATGGTCAGCGCGCTCGAGGAGATGGTCGACGCGGACGACGACGAGGAGGAACTGCCGACCGGCGACGACCTCGCCGCCGAGATCGAGTTGTTCCTCGAGGCCAACAGCGATGACTGA
- a CDS encoding PaaI family thioesterase yields MTEVGDLGDMLPVALDGHPHGRGFTTGLGLTLVDLTPTKARATAEIGPEHHQEAGILHGGWHAAVVETVGSLGAHLKASEDGQTVVGVSNLTEFFRPVVDGALDVEAAPVHQGRTQQVWEVRITRPDGKLVARGQLRLANIDH; encoded by the coding sequence ATGACTGAGGTCGGCGACCTGGGCGACATGCTGCCGGTCGCGCTCGACGGCCATCCGCACGGTCGCGGCTTCACGACCGGCCTTGGGCTCACCCTGGTCGACCTGACGCCGACCAAAGCCCGCGCGACGGCCGAGATCGGCCCGGAGCACCACCAGGAGGCCGGCATCCTCCACGGCGGCTGGCACGCGGCCGTGGTCGAGACCGTCGGCAGCCTCGGCGCACACCTCAAGGCCAGCGAGGACGGCCAGACGGTCGTCGGCGTCTCCAACCTCACGGAGTTCTTCCGGCCCGTCGTCGACGGTGCGCTCGACGTCGAGGCGGCGCCGGTGCACCAGGGCCGCACCCAGCAGGTCTGGGAGGTCCGCATCACACGGCCTGACGGGAAGCTGGTCGCACGGGGCCAGCTCCGCCTGGCGAACATTGACCACTGA
- the trxA gene encoding thioredoxin codes for MSTVTVPAVTEASFTRDVVEASATRPVVVDFWAPWCGPCRQLSPLLEQMAQRFAGDVAVVKLNVDEAPRLAQQFRVQGIPSVKAFRDGRVVDEFVGLQPAPAIEQFFAALAPSTADRLVTRAAAEPERAEALLGEALDAEPAHPGALIALARLRRDQGSLDEARALLARASEHDEAQRLLAELRLADNGDGSDLDALAAHADRSPQDRVAYGRALVAAGRHDKAADVLLDAVTVPETRDEARTLLLDLFRVLGDQHDITRRTRPRLASALFA; via the coding sequence ATGTCCACCGTCACCGTCCCCGCCGTCACCGAGGCGAGCTTCACGCGCGATGTGGTCGAGGCGAGCGCCACACGGCCCGTCGTCGTCGACTTCTGGGCGCCGTGGTGCGGCCCGTGCCGGCAGCTGTCCCCCTTGCTCGAGCAGATGGCGCAGCGTTTCGCCGGCGACGTGGCGGTCGTCAAGCTGAACGTCGACGAGGCGCCGCGCCTGGCGCAGCAGTTCCGGGTGCAGGGCATCCCCTCCGTCAAGGCGTTCCGCGACGGGCGCGTCGTCGACGAGTTCGTCGGGTTGCAGCCGGCGCCGGCGATCGAGCAGTTCTTCGCCGCGCTGGCGCCCAGCACGGCGGACCGGCTGGTCACCCGCGCGGCCGCGGAGCCGGAGCGAGCCGAGGCGTTGCTCGGTGAGGCGCTCGACGCCGAGCCGGCGCACCCCGGCGCGCTGATCGCCCTGGCGCGGCTGCGCCGTGATCAGGGCAGCCTCGACGAGGCGCGGGCGCTGCTGGCACGGGCGTCCGAGCATGACGAGGCGCAGCGCCTGCTGGCGGAGCTGCGGTTGGCGGACAATGGAGACGGGTCCGACCTCGACGCGCTGGCCGCCCACGCCGACCGCTCCCCGCAGGACCGGGTGGCCTACGGCCGCGCGTTGGTCGCCGCTGGTCGCCACGACAAGGCCGCCGACGTCCTGCTCGACGCCGTGACCGTGCCCGAGACGCGTGACGAGGCCCGCACGTTGCTGCTCGACCTGTTCCGGGTACTTGGCGACCAGCACGACATCACCCGGCGCACACGCCCGCGGCTGGCCAGCGCCCTGTTCGCCTGA
- a CDS encoding proteasome activator, with amino-acid sequence MTDQPHPPIEPDAVSAGADPGLDGDTAGDDDAQQVEVVDEEQPDAITEPGKLLRIALMLREMQEEVRRADPDEAGRQRLRQIHETSLSQMRSVLTGGLQEELDALTLPFDSETPTESEIRIAQAQLIGWLEGLFQGIQAAIASQQMSARQQLERMRRGLPPGMQAGRAAGQRDDSPTGQYL; translated from the coding sequence GTGACCGATCAGCCCCACCCTCCGATCGAGCCGGACGCGGTGTCCGCCGGTGCCGACCCCGGCCTGGACGGCGACACCGCCGGCGACGACGATGCGCAACAGGTCGAGGTCGTCGACGAGGAGCAGCCCGACGCCATCACAGAGCCGGGCAAGCTGCTGCGGATCGCCCTCATGCTGCGCGAGATGCAGGAGGAGGTGCGCCGCGCCGATCCCGACGAGGCGGGCCGGCAGCGGCTGCGCCAGATCCACGAGACCTCGTTGAGCCAGATGCGGTCCGTGCTGACCGGTGGCCTGCAGGAGGAGCTGGACGCGCTCACCCTGCCGTTCGACAGCGAGACGCCCACCGAGTCGGAGATCCGCATCGCGCAGGCGCAGCTCATCGGCTGGCTCGAGGGCCTGTTCCAGGGCATCCAGGCTGCGATCGCCAGCCAGCAGATGAGCGCGCGCCAACAGCTCGAGCGGATGCGGCGCGGTCTGCCGCCCGGCATGCAGGCCGGACGCGCGGCCGGTCAGCGCGACGACAGCCCGACGGGTCAGTACCTGTAG
- a CDS encoding nuclear transport factor 2 family protein: MGRARELWEQLSAAMEKHDDTAVAELYATESMFLEPNNPPHEGRTLIRSYLNSWMQAREDLDITVERILESEDGSTVAVEWKMSYTAAGRRWSSLPRSSWIEVDSGGIRYHRDYY, translated from the coding sequence ATGGGTCGAGCACGGGAACTGTGGGAGCAGCTCAGCGCTGCGATGGAGAAGCATGACGACACCGCCGTCGCCGAGCTCTACGCGACCGAGTCGATGTTCCTCGAGCCCAACAACCCGCCGCACGAGGGCCGCACGCTCATCCGGTCGTATCTGAACTCCTGGATGCAGGCCCGCGAGGATCTCGACATCACCGTCGAGCGCATCCTCGAGTCCGAGGACGGCTCGACGGTCGCGGTCGAGTGGAAGATGAGCTACACGGCGGCGGGACGACGGTGGTCGAGCCTGCCACGCAGCAGTTGGATCGAGGTCGACTCGGGTGGGATCCGCTACCACCGCGACTACTACTAG
- a CDS encoding ATPase, T2SS/T4P/T4SS family: MSVDLDRIRRRVADDPALQAAGPAAARGPALRAAIARAVRAEQLLLDDRGLAAVVRDVTDLFTGLGPAERLLRAPDVTDVMINGPGEVWIERAGRLERTDVTYPDADAVRAAVLRVVGPQGLRFDRAHPTVDTRLADGSRLHAVGAPLTSAGPLVTVRRFATVAHSWDDLEAGDAVPPVARRLLTEAVADRRAIVCCGRTGTGKTTLLGVLLSEVSAAERVVVVEDAPELALRCPHAVRLETRPATGEGTAAIDFRDLVRQALRMRPDRIVVGEVRGTEVVDVLAALATGHEGCMTTVHARAADEALVRLEGMALLAGLPLAAIRAQLAVSLDLLVVLDRDSDGARGVRQIAEVEGLTADGRLDWRDVWRRQPVAGGGR, encoded by the coding sequence ATGAGCGTCGACCTCGATCGCATCCGCCGACGGGTGGCCGACGATCCCGCCCTGCAGGCCGCGGGGCCGGCGGCGGCGCGCGGACCTGCGCTGCGCGCGGCGATCGCCCGCGCGGTGCGTGCCGAGCAGCTGCTGCTCGACGACCGCGGGCTCGCCGCCGTCGTCCGGGACGTGACCGATCTGTTCACCGGACTGGGTCCCGCCGAGCGCCTGCTCCGCGCACCCGATGTCACCGACGTGATGATCAACGGGCCCGGTGAGGTGTGGATCGAGCGTGCGGGTCGGCTGGAACGCACCGACGTCACCTATCCGGACGCCGACGCGGTGCGCGCGGCCGTCCTGCGTGTCGTCGGCCCGCAGGGTCTGCGCTTCGACCGCGCCCACCCGACCGTCGACACGCGTCTCGCCGACGGTAGCCGCCTGCACGCCGTGGGAGCGCCGCTGACGTCGGCTGGCCCACTTGTGACCGTACGCAGATTCGCGACGGTGGCCCACTCGTGGGACGACCTCGAGGCCGGCGACGCCGTGCCTCCCGTAGCGCGCCGCCTGCTCACGGAAGCAGTCGCCGATCGTCGCGCCATCGTGTGCTGCGGACGTACCGGGACGGGCAAGACCACGCTGCTCGGCGTGCTGCTCTCAGAGGTGTCAGCGGCCGAGCGGGTCGTCGTCGTCGAGGACGCGCCCGAGCTCGCGCTGCGTTGCCCGCATGCGGTCCGCCTCGAGACGCGCCCGGCGACCGGGGAGGGTACGGCAGCGATCGACTTCCGCGACCTGGTGCGCCAGGCGTTGCGGATGCGGCCCGACCGCATCGTGGTCGGCGAGGTGCGCGGTACCGAGGTCGTCGACGTGCTCGCCGCACTCGCGACCGGCCACGAGGGGTGCATGACCACGGTGCACGCGCGCGCCGCCGACGAGGCGTTGGTGCGTCTCGAGGGCATGGCGCTGCTCGCGGGGTTGCCGCTGGCGGCCATCCGCGCCCAGCTGGCCGTGAGCCTGGACCTGCTGGTCGTCCTCGACCGTGACAGCGATGGCGCCCGCGGGGTCCGTCAGATCGCTGAGGTCGAGGGGCTGACGGCCGACGGTCGACTCGACTGGCGGGACGTCTGGCGTCGGCAGCCGGTGGCCGGAGGTGGGCGGTGA
- a CDS encoding type II secretion system F family protein — translation MTSVSTTDLLRVRAALAVGVPPSHALRAATGAALADVGRQVALGRGLADAARASTQAPGPLGAGPLLRALALAERCGHGAVDAVDVALGTRQDAVADDQRLRARSAQATGTARLLAVLPVVAWALLVALDPSALRFYAAPPGWVCATATVVLTVAARWWSRRLVARAERAAALADPLAVAPTGFDRMRAAVAAGPAFVTAVLVAGPVAGLAVGAAIAALSGRPRTAGTPSPLGAVEMVELLRMLLGVGIALPAALDDLAAVVQAPVDARLRAVARRLRAGEDVEPSFDASGLAEIGAVLAISERWGVAAGEPLRRLGETFRARQRAAAETAAERVQLALVFPTTLLTLPAFVIAIVPPLVWAALSP, via the coding sequence GTGACGTCGGTGTCGACGACCGATCTGCTGCGCGTCCGTGCTGCGTTGGCGGTCGGGGTCCCACCATCGCACGCGTTGCGCGCCGCGACCGGTGCCGCGCTCGCTGACGTCGGGCGTCAGGTCGCCCTGGGCCGCGGGCTGGCGGACGCGGCGCGCGCGTCCACGCAGGCACCCGGCCCCCTGGGCGCCGGCCCGTTGCTGCGCGCGCTGGCGCTGGCCGAGCGCTGCGGGCACGGTGCCGTCGATGCGGTCGACGTGGCCCTGGGCACGCGGCAGGACGCCGTGGCCGATGACCAGAGGTTGCGGGCCCGCTCCGCGCAGGCCACCGGCACGGCACGCCTGCTCGCTGTGCTGCCGGTCGTCGCCTGGGCGCTGCTGGTGGCGCTGGATCCCAGCGCGCTGCGCTTCTATGCGGCACCGCCCGGTTGGGTGTGCGCCACCGCCACCGTCGTGTTGACCGTCGCGGCGAGGTGGTGGTCGCGGCGACTGGTCGCACGCGCCGAGCGCGCCGCGGCGCTGGCCGATCCGCTGGCCGTCGCGCCGACCGGGTTCGACCGCATGCGGGCGGCCGTGGCCGCCGGCCCTGCCTTCGTGACGGCGGTGCTCGTGGCGGGGCCGGTCGCGGGACTCGCCGTCGGTGCGGCGATCGCCGCGCTCAGTGGCCGGCCCCGTACCGCCGGCACGCCGTCACCGCTCGGCGCCGTCGAGATGGTGGAACTGCTGCGGATGCTGCTCGGTGTGGGCATCGCCCTGCCCGCTGCGCTCGACGACCTCGCCGCGGTCGTGCAGGCGCCCGTCGACGCCCGGTTGCGCGCGGTCGCGCGCCGCCTTCGGGCGGGAGAGGATGTCGAACCCTCCTTCGACGCCTCCGGGCTCGCCGAGATCGGTGCCGTCCTGGCCATCTCCGAGCGCTGGGGCGTGGCGGCCGGGGAACCGCTGCGACGGCTCGGTGAGACGTTCCGTGCCCGTCAACGCGCCGCCGCGGAGACCGCCGCCGAGCGCGTCCAACTTGCTCTCGTCTTCCCCACCACCCTGCTGACGCTTCCGGCATTCGTCATCGCGATCGTCCCGCCGCTGGTGTGGGCCGCGTTGTCGCCGTGA
- a CDS encoding TadE/TadG family type IV pilus assembly protein yields MVLTRPPGGVAGLGHAPTSCRLPQAGGESGSQALEFAMVVPLLGLLLGLVIQTGLLLTDVVVAQGIAREVGRTAAVDGDAQARRVAERLAGDRGVRIDLDDDGGAVEVRLELATGAFAAFGVDLWLPARATFRRETPFGAEAGGG; encoded by the coding sequence ATGGTTCTGACGAGGCCGCCCGGGGGTGTGGCCGGTCTCGGCCATGCCCCCACCTCCTGCCGGTTGCCGCAGGCGGGAGGCGAGTCGGGCAGCCAGGCGTTGGAGTTCGCCATGGTGGTGCCGTTGCTGGGGCTGCTGCTGGGTCTGGTGATCCAGACCGGGTTGCTGTTGACGGACGTGGTGGTGGCGCAGGGCATCGCCCGCGAGGTGGGACGCACGGCCGCGGTCGACGGTGATGCGCAGGCGAGGAGGGTCGCCGAACGCCTGGCGGGTGATCGCGGGGTGCGCATTGACCTCGACGATGACGGCGGCGCGGTCGAGGTCCGCCTCGAGCTGGCGACCGGCGCGTTCGCGGCGTTCGGGGTGGATCTGTGGCTGCCCGCGCGGGCGACGTTCCGGCGGGAGACGCCCTTCGGAGCGGAGGCCGGCGGTGGCTGA
- a CDS encoding M23 family metallopeptidase: MADRRRQGADDGSVGLLALLGGGLVLFVALVPLVVVGDLVVTRARAQTAADAAALAAMADPLGGGRRAARELAKANGGRLVSCCGDRPDRREVTVAVRSASRLLAAVVPWIEARAAAGLVAPPSVAAAPAARSGATPVGAGAATGGRVWPLSAPVTSGFGTRTHPITGEVRLHTGLDLGAPSGTPVAAAAAGVVASAGWMGGYGNAIDVRHPDGTTTRYAHLSRILVRGGQRVAAGQGIGLVGSTGLSTGPHLHFEVRTAAGPTDPHTWLP; encoded by the coding sequence GTGGCTGATCGCCGCCGGCAGGGCGCCGATGACGGGTCGGTGGGGCTGCTGGCGCTGCTCGGAGGCGGTCTGGTCCTGTTCGTCGCCTTGGTGCCGTTGGTGGTCGTCGGCGATCTGGTGGTGACGCGTGCGCGGGCGCAGACGGCGGCGGATGCCGCCGCGCTCGCGGCGATGGCTGATCCGCTCGGCGGCGGTCGCCGCGCGGCGCGGGAGTTGGCGAAGGCCAACGGTGGGCGTCTGGTGTCGTGCTGTGGCGACCGGCCCGACCGGCGGGAGGTGACCGTTGCCGTCAGGTCAGCGTCGCGGCTGCTCGCCGCGGTCGTGCCATGGATCGAGGCGCGGGCCGCCGCTGGGCTGGTCGCGCCGCCTTCGGTCGCCGCGGCGCCGGCGGCGCGGTCGGGCGCGACGCCCGTCGGGGCGGGCGCGGCAACCGGGGGTCGGGTGTGGCCGCTCTCGGCGCCGGTGACCAGCGGGTTCGGCACGCGGACGCACCCGATCACTGGTGAGGTGCGGTTGCACACGGGTCTGGACCTCGGCGCGCCGTCCGGCACGCCGGTGGCCGCGGCCGCGGCGGGTGTCGTCGCGTCCGCTGGGTGGATGGGAGGCTACGGCAACGCCATCGATGTCCGACACCCCGACGGGACGACGACCCGGTACGCGCACCTGTCGCGCATCCTGGTGCGCGGCGGACAACGGGTCGCCGCCGGGCAGGGCATCGGCCTGGTCGGGTCGACCGGCCTGTCAACCGGGCCGCACCTGCACTTCGAGGTCCGCACCGCCGCCGGCCCCACCGACCCCCACACCTGGCTGCCCTGA